AGCCATGGTATGGTAAGAGAGAAAACTTGTTGACACTTGGTTGCGATACATCTAGATCACATAAAAAAAATCGAACAGTATGGCACATAGATAACTTGTTGACACCGGGTATTATGCTCATAGATCAAATTTCAAATATTTTTATGTTTCACATGATGCTTGGGAAGTGCAATTCCTTTTTAAATGCAAATACTGATTTCACCGCGTTACTAATGCCTTGGCCTTATGGTGCAAATTTATGGCACTTGTTTATCCAAATTCCGGCAAGGGATGTCGCATAATTCGAGGAAACGGTCGGATTGACCAAACTACTGTATAGCCCGAGACCTCACGTGCAAATTTCCTTCTCAAGGACGATACAATGTACTGGTAATAGTATTATAGTTTGagttatttgtttattaaaaatgCAACACTAATAATAGTACCGGAACCACCTTGATGACAGTTGCCCGCCACCCTTAAACACCCCCCTTTGATTAACTAATCGCCGACTTCCTTATTACCCCTCCTGGGATGattttatttctttatctttttagaAAAATGATTTGTTATATTTTTCTGCTTTGCCAATTTGATCGTATAAACAATTTGTCGTACTTTAAGTCTTTTCTTTTGTTACTTCATATACAACACTCTTTGGCTCATTACATGGACCATTTTGGTACTGCACTACTGTGCACTTCAAAGGGTTTTTGGCTTATGTTACCGCAAGATTCTAGTCCTAGCTCAACCAtcaatttctttgtttttttttgattggcaaaaataaagatatatataGATAATATAGTAAAAGAATAAAGAATACACCGGTAAAATGTAAACATTGTGATCCATAAAGTTGGTCACAGGACAATCCAAAAGTTGGTCACAGTCCTAGCTCAACCATCCATTTCTTGTTTGTTGAGATAAACAATATTGTGCTGAAAATGATAGTAAACAGATAATGTGTAAAAAAACAATCGACAAACTGATTAATTTCGATGATATACATAATTTGAGTTCGAAATTATTTAATTGTCGCAATATTGTACGTCTTTGCGGAAACGGGATGAGGAGCAAGTGACTGACCGTACATGAAGAATGAAGATAATGAAAGGGGGATCGTGAGGGGTAAGGTCCTACTACTGTATGATTAATGGAAAGGTGGATTCTTTTTTAATAGAGAAAAAGGGGAAATTTTTAATAGATAGGGATGAAGAATGAAATGAATGAATAAACTGCCTTTTTCAGGCTTTAATCGTTCATGATGTACATATCCTACTTTCTGATTCACTTTTTAGTCTAAAGGCTTGAATGAATCCTCTTAAGCTAGCCTTCATCTATCTTGTCATGAACTTCTTTTTAGTTAATATTGGCATTTTAATTGGCAATTAAGCAAGGTTTTTATGAAAAACAGAGCTATTAAGTTACCAAATTCCATTGGAATCACCGGTCTCAATTGGCATATGGACTATGAAGTTAAACCTATGTATAATTTGGAAACTTCCTTGTTGCTGGTATTTGTGGGCgtagtaaaataaataaaataattagctATTTTGATATGGTTTTAGAGCAGATTAATTTGTATGCATCCGGTTCATTTCGTTTCCACATTGGTTCAAATATAATGCATCGCTTTTGTGAATGATTTGTTAATAATAATTACACATGAACATTAAAACCACCGATATAATTTGGATCAATTAAAGCACGCAACAATTTGTTGTTTTAAGTTGGATATTCGGAAACTCTGCAACATAACCATATACATATGTCTATTTTTGAGCACCAATTCTACTTCGCCAGGGAACATCTCATGGTTAAAGTTAGAGGTTGATAGTTCGCCAGGGAAAATTTCATGATTAAAATTAAAGGTTGATAGTTAAAATCTGGTGTCCGTAATCTCATAACTTTCGTGTGAGATTAATAGCATTTGTCTATAAAGGGATCTAGCAATTTCTATTTCTAGTTGGGAATAGGGGGTTGTTTTTTGAGTTGGAAGATGCCATGAGAGCAATGTTTATCAACTCATTACATTAGTTGTTTTAACGCGTAATTAAGAACACAATTTGTCAGGATTAGCAATGAGATTATTTTTGTAACTTCTcattcaaattaataaaataattataaaaaataaaataaaaaattgtcttATTTTTTGgttctctcttctttcttcttcccctttATATTGAATCCCCACTcttctcttcatcatcatcaccacctccAAACTTACTTTTTTTTCCCTATCTCTCTCTCACACCCATCTTTCCCTCAGAACCACCAATTCAAAAACACACAATCCCACCATCTCTCTCTCTATCTAAGATATTGTAGCAGTCGTGCATCAAACCATACTGCAAGTGTCTGCAACCTCCTGACAAAAGCagcttcttttctcttcttcttctaaaataccTTTAACTTTCTGTTTCAGCATCATCTCTGTGTTTTGTCAATACTTCTCCCCATACTtccctttccttctttggctgCTTCTCTTTAATAAAGCTTCAACAAACACAGTACTGCTGCTGCAGCATCAACATCATCTACAAGAAGAGAACAAAAACACAAACTCATAGCACCAAATTTGCAAAACCACAAACAACAGTactattattattgttgttgtacTCCGGTTTCCAAAATGCTTGAAACAGTAAAATACCTTGTTGGCTCAGTTGGAGCAAGTGGTTTCGGTTCAAGGTCCACAGCTGAACAAGTCACTAGTGCTTGTCCTGATCTTCGTTCCATTACGGCTATTATCACAGGTAATGATTATGTTAAAGCACGCATGAACCTAACTCTCTTTTAAAACCGGCTTGAAACAGAAGGATAGAAAATATGAGTGTTTTCTAATGGTCTGTGTTTTTTTCTATGATAGGTGCTACGTCAGGTATCGGAGCGGAGACTGCTCATATATTAGCAAAGAGAGGAGCGAGAATAGTTATACCAGCACGGAGTATTAAAACTGCTGAAGAAACTAGAGCTCGTATATTAATGGAGGTTCCTGATTCTGAGATTATTGTTATGTCTCTTGATCTTAGTTCTCAGTCTTCTGTTAGAAATTTTGTTTCCGACTTTGAATCTCTTAATTTACCTCTCAATCTTCTCATGTAAGTACTCATCAGTTAACTTATCGTTCGTTCATTTCCTCTTTCTAATTACATGTTGATATTCTCAGtggattaattattattttttggctATGTTCTTCAGAAACAACGCTGGAAAATTCTCACATGATTATGGAATCACTGAAGATGGTATCGAAATGACGTTCGCTACAAATTATTTAGGTAAACTTCACCACTAATTATAATTAAGAACTTGGTTATTATTATCTCCAAAACTAAAACTCttaatatttttcttgttttctacttTGATTACAGGTCATTTTCTGTTAACCAATCTCTTGCTGAACAAGATGATCGAAACGACAAAAGAAACCGGGGTACAAGGACGGATAGTGAACGTTTCTTCGAGTATTCATAGTTGGTTCTCTGGGGATGGACTTGGATATCTCGAACTCATCACTAAAAATAAGAGGTAATAAAATACTGCAGAAACTTCCGTCTAAAAACTGATCTGCAAGGAAAGGTCGTAGATACAGAGTTTATTATTCCCTCGCAGTGTTCTGAAAAACAGGAATACATGAAGTAACATGAAGATATTAGATAATTATAATTTAGGATTGCGTAGATCTTTATAATTTTTGTCTGGAATGATGAATTAATCTGAAGATTATTATGATAATACTTAACTTTAATCAGTAAATTTGTCTGAATCTGTTACAGCCATTACGACGCCACACGTGCATATGCGCTCTCGAAGCTCGCTAATGTCTTACACACTAAGGAACTTGCACAGAGATTAAAGGTATAATTAAACAAACGAACGAGTCGATCATTATCTTCATTTGTCGCGCATAATCAAGATAGGATTAACCAAGGAAAATACAAATTTTGTTCTGGCTTTTGCTAGCTTGAATCTTaacattttgttttatttttcgcaGAAGATGGAAGCAAATGTGAGTGTAAACTGTGTACATCCAGGGATAGTAAGAACTAGACTTACTAGAGATAGAGAAGGAATTGTTACCGATCTTGCATTTTTCTTGGCTTCAAAACTATTAAAAACAATTCCTCAAGCTGCAGCTACAACTTGTTATGTAGCTACACATCCGAGAGTACTAGGTGTATCCGGGAAATATTTCTCAGACTGTAACGAAGCTTCACCTTCAAAACTTGGAGCAAGTGCTAGTGAAGCTTTGCGGCTTTGGTCGTTTTCGGAATCGATGACAACTCTTCATGAACAATCTTCATAACTATCATTACAGGTGATATAGTTGATGACAGCTTGTTCTGAAGTTCAGTTACAGCAAAATAGGATAATATATAGAAGTGTATAGTAAACAATAAATGTATGCATGTAAAAAAGAGTTTGTGTGAAATACCTTATTATAGAGAGACAGATTGTAGTCAACTATTCAGTCCAAATATACTTGTTTATGTAATCAGTTAATTAAAGTAGTTAATCAGTTTTATGATATATTCTTCAacttttctttgttgtttaatCTGAATATTCCTAGCTCTTCTTTCTTTAGTTTTATAGTACAAGTGTGCATATTTTTTGTAAGAATAGTAGTTGGATTTTGGCTTAATTAGCTATAATAATTAAGAATGTAATTAAAATAGTGGATTAAATTAATTGGTAAAAGAAGTATGAATGAATGGAATGAATGAATTTGAGTGCATCATCATCATGTGTTAACATGTGAGAGTTGGGTTGATTGTTGATGATATAATGATGATGATTTCTGTtgaagaatttgatgaagaagaaaaaagtatcttttctttttcttttaatttctgtTAGAATGAAATCGGACCTACTCACATGGTCTCAAAGATGAGCATGCGATTCTCTTCTAACAAATGTATATAATGGAGGAGAGGAGATTGAATAATAAAATCCCAACTAGTACCATTTCTTTTTTTGGGTTTCAATCTCATTATTCCGTGGGActgttgacatctatcacaatttCACCTTCATTTCAGAACATGCCATAAGAATCAATCTGGAAGAAAGAGGAAATTACATCGACCACACAATATCAGGGTTACAGAAAGCTTTTTAAATCAGTTAAACTGTACCTGAGTCAGATGCACGAACCCATCCACACaactgaaaaatgaaaaaacaaacgaTCTGACTGAATTGTACCGAATCAGGAGTTAAAAAAGTTACACCTTAATTTTGTAATCTTTTGAATCCATTCAGATATGTGACTCAATCTGATCCAAATGCTTCTAACTCGGATGTGTAAACCGAGTTAGACAGAGGAGAAGCTAATGATTGACTAACCCTGGCTCTACCCCGTTAAAATCTTCATAATTGCGTAAAAACCTTCTATTTAGCTCCTCGCTTTTTGTGTTTAGCTCCCAAAAATTTATTTTATCTCTGTTTTTTTTGGGTCTGACCTCGAATCAGACATTGAGAAaatgaggaaaagaaaaataaacgatCTGAGTTTgatccctagttagcaattcggggaacgaatagtagttcgggacgacatacgtacgggaattatacggattcagataggtcggattcggtcaaaaatccggtcaacggttcgttaTTCGGACAGTAATTCGGAATGGCATACGTACGTgcatattcgttttataaatgtAAGTTCGGCATttaaaattcggcttacatatatgataagtattatgaccttattacgagactaattttattcatatatgatttataagatggaaaaaaacattttagcgtgattatttaacaagaagtaaacaatttactcgcataaatgtattataaaacgagtttatagacttttaacaaaaatcaacacataaaacaccggtTAAACAACTACCGGTACAAAATTTTAACTGAATAATTatatttaaatataaagtatatacaaaatcaaacaaaaaccaatcaacagaACTATGGTCTAAGAGTTACCTGTGGGAGTTCTAGTTCGGAAATATCATCGGTCAATTCggatacgttcgcgaatcattcgtgagGTCCATATAATCCGGGAACTAGGTTCAGAGTTCAAATAGCTCggaaatatcattcggattcggtcagttcGGATACATTCGCGAATCACTTAGGGTTTGATCACTCTGATCCAATTATAATAGATCCCGAATCACTCCCAAACAAACAAGGTACAAGTCTGTTCAAACTCTTGGTAGTTGGGTTGAAGTTTCATTAGTGGAATTGCTTCATTTGGTTCTCTTGTTTGCTactttattcaaataataactacTAACACATGTATCATCAAACTCAGTTTGGGAGAGCAGCTAACAACCATGAAGCGCCCATTCATTTCTTCTTTAGAATTTGACACCCTCCTTGTGATCAACATTATAGTATTCAAAAGCAGTTCTAAATTTGGCTAACCAAAGGAATTACAACTATTAAAAACTCAAAAGTGTTGTTATTAATGTATTAGTAGATAATCAGCAAGCAATGAGTATGCAAAACTTTGTGATAGATACTGTGTGctacttgatcatcattgataagATTTCTCAGAGAGAATAAATATTATTCCTTTTTCTTTATAAGTATGAACAAGTACAGAAAATTTCAGAAAAGTAAAAGAGACTTGACCACTAAACTTAATAAATAATCAACCATAATATTAATTATTAACAACTTTTTGATTGTCATAAATAAATTTGTACTCTTAATTATCAACTAATTGTTACACCTAATACTACCCACATTAGGTGTAGTTGAGAGGTACATTAAGATTTATCAATTATTGTACTAATTACAGTTCTTAATTAGTAGTTAATGACAATGAAGTTCTAGCTAATTATCCTTCAGCAAGGCCCATTTTCATAAGAATGTTGTTGACTTGTTGTCATTGGCAAAATTTGTCCTTCTTCAAGGCCCAATGTCTCAAGTTCTTCTACTCCGTAGTCACTGTAAAAGAAGCTTATACCTGTGATGGCGGCAGCGTCGCGGATCAGTGCACTTGCAGATAACTTCGCCGTGCTAGCATCTATTAGGCGAAAACCCAACAACAGAAGTTGCAGTATTAAAGCTGACACGAATCCCTTGCTGTTGCAGATTACCTATGATAGACACTTCAGAATTAGATGCTGCAAAAGCGAAACAGAACGTTTTCTTGTCATCAACAGGTACCAAAAGATTCTTGGCTGGTAAAACCAAGGATTTTCCACCGGGAAACCAAAATGCAACAGATGGAACAGAAACTGAAGTTTCTAGTGATAGATCATAGCAAGTATCAAACAGAGCGAATCCGCCAGCAGATGTTAAGTTATACGTGGCTTTGACAAAAGCATCGCGTAGTGCAAGGTATACGTCGGCTCGTAACCGAGTTATTCCTGTTCCCGTATCAACAATAACTCCACTGGGTATACTCGGATTTATTTCGAAAACTGACTGGGGTAGATTCAACAGTTGACCTCCGACGCTAATACCAGTTAAATTCACGTAATAAAAAGTAGGATACAGTGGGTGACTAAGTAACGGGGCAGTAATTGCATCAGCTGGTTCTGCCCCTGAGCCGAATTGTAAATCTGAAGAAAAAGTAGAATCGCGATCGACTAAACAATAAGAAAATGCCACTGCATTTACTTGAGAAGGAAATGAAAGTGAGCCGCGTCCAAGAGCTAACAAACCAGCTGCACCAGTAAATAGACCTCTATTATCATGACCACAACCTATATAGATGTTTTCAAGACTGGTATGCGAGGTATCAAACGTTAGTGTTTCTGTCACGAATTCACCAACCGTATAAGAACCATCACCATAAAATGCTAGATAGCGACACGTTTTGTTACTACAACCCGCCAACCCGCCAGAATCACCAAGTGACCTACATAGTTGCGTCCCACAAGAGATATACGAGAAAGACGAAGAATAAGATGGTTCAAATATCGGGCCTGTTTGGTTATAACACTGCATACAAGGTGCACACTGTAACCAAGAGATATCACTAGCTGTATCAAGAATTAAGTATTGAGGTTTAGGAGGACGACCGACTCCAACTCGGGCGAAATATTCACCGCTTCCATGCTTCACCCCTGAACTAACTGGACCTGCTATATCTTCATCTTGTCGAGGTTTTAAAATTCCATGAAGGGAGTCAAGGTTCAATTTTGAAATGATTGATTTAACTCGGGCTGAGTCACGTTCGAGTCTATCTATGGTTAAGGCTCTATAATTTTTATGTGTTGGTTTCAGAAGAGTATCTCTAGATTGAAGTTTGAcactgaaagaagatgatgatgagaaatcagaATAACTCCATTCTTTTTCGTTATCTTGCTCTTGTTCTTCTTGGAGAAGATCAGGATTAAACGAGAGAACGTCAATAGTTTTCTGAATTGAAGCGTAGACATCAAGAATTGTGGATTCAGGTAAAATTACTCTAGAGAAAGCAGAAGACGCGAAGgaaattaaaataaaacaaactcCAAACCCTACTTTCGCCATTGTAATATTCGATATAGAAAGAGGAGACAGAACAGAAGTGACACAAGTGGCTTAATAAGGCATGAAATTGTGTAGTTGAACCTAACTTAGATTTTCTTAATCCAAGT
This portion of the Papaver somniferum cultivar HN1 chromosome 11, ASM357369v1, whole genome shotgun sequence genome encodes:
- the LOC113320950 gene encoding short-chain dehydrogenase TIC 32, chloroplastic-like, translated to MLETVKYLVGSVGASGFGSRSTAEQVTSACPDLRSITAIITGATSGIGAETAHILAKRGARIVIPARSIKTAEETRARILMEVPDSEIIVMSLDLSSQSSVRNFVSDFESLNLPLNLLINNAGKFSHDYGITEDGIEMTFATNYLGHFLLTNLLLNKMIETTKETGVQGRIVNVSSSIHSWFSGDGLGYLELITKNKSHYDATRAYALSKLANVLHTKELAQRLKKMEANVSVNCVHPGIVRTRLTRDREGIVTDLAFFLASKLLKTIPQAAATTCYVATHPRVLGVSGKYFSDCNEASPSKLGASASEALRLWSFSESMTTLHEQSS
- the LOC113325085 gene encoding protein ASPARTIC PROTEASE IN GUARD CELL 1-like yields the protein MAKVGFGVCFILISFASSAFSRVILPESTILDVYASIQKTIDVLSFNPDLLQEEQEQDNEKEWSYSDFSSSSSFSVKLQSRDTLLKPTHKNYRALTIDRLERDSARVKSIISKLNLDSLHGILKPRQDEDIAGPVSSGVKHGSGEYFARVGVGRPPKPQYLILDTASDISWLQCAPCMQCYNQTGPIFEPSYSSSFSYISCGTQLCRSLGDSGGLAGCSNKTCRYLAFYGDGSYTVGEFVTETLTFDTSHTSLENIYIGCGHDNRGLFTGAAGLLALGRGSLSFPSQVNAVAFSYCLVDRDSTFSSDLQFGSGAEPADAITAPLLSHPLYPTFYYVNLTGISVGGQLLNLPQSVFEINPSIPSGVIVDTGTGITRLRADVYLALRDAFVKATYNLTSAGGFALFDTCYDLSLETSVSVPSVAFWFPGGKSLVLPAKNLLVPVDDKKTFCFAFAASNSEVSIIGNLQQQGIRVSFNTATSVVGFSPNRC